A window of Babesia microti strain RI chromosome III, complete genome contains these coding sequences:
- a CDS encoding protein phosphatase 1, catalytic subunit (overlaps_old_locusTagID:BBM_III02260), whose protein sequence is MQIDVDSMIQRLLEARGNRPGKSIKLDEEEIKGLCHRSREIFLSQSILLELEAPIKICGDIHGQYYDLLRLFEYGGFPPTANYLFLGDYVDRGKQSLETICLLLAYKIKYPENFFLLRGNHECASINRIYGFYDECKRRYSIKLWKTFTDCFNCLPVAAIIDDKIFCMHGGLSPELSSFDQIRQISRPTDVPDTGLLCDLLWSDPDGSVNGWGENDRGVSYTFGSDVVVNFLSKHELDLICRAHQVVEDGYEFFSKRRLVTLFSAPNYCGEFDNAGAMMSVDKTLMCSFQILKPVDRKKMK, encoded by the exons ATGCAAATAGACGTGGATAGCATGATACAGCGCCTGCTGGAAGCGCGAGGTAACAGGCCGGGGAAGAGCATAAAACTAGATGAAGAGGAGATAAAAGGTCTTTGCCATCGTTCCcgtgaaatatttttatctcAATCGATCCTCCTGGAATTGGAGGCTCCCATAAAGATATGTGGTGATATACATGGGCAATACTATGACCTACTGCGCTTGTTTGAATATGGCGGATTTCCGCCCACAGCAAATTACCTCTTTTTAGGCGATTATGTGGATCGGGGTAAACAGAGTTTGGAAACCATTTGTTTGCTCCTCGCctacaaaataaaatatccTGAAAACTTCTTTCTCCTCCGTGGCAATCACGAATGTGCGTCCATCAATCGCATATATGGGTTTTACGATGAATGCAAGAGGAGGTATAGCATTAAGCTGTGGAAAACATTTACAGATTGTTTCAACTGTTTGCCAGTAGCTGCCATTATTGAcgataaaatattttgtatgcATGGGGGGTTATCGCCAGAGTTGAGCTCTTTTGATCAGATCAGGCAGATTTCAAGGCCTACGGATGTGCCGGATACAG GATTGCTGTGCGATTTGTTGTGGTCTGATCCAGATGGATCGGTAAATGGATGGGGGGAGAATGATCGAGGAGTAAGTTATACATTTGGTTCCGACGTTGTAGTGAATTTTCTTTCTAAGCACGAATTGGACCTAATTTGTCGGGCACATCAAGTTGTTGAGGATGGATATGAGTTTTTTTCCAAACGACGTTTGGTCACTCTATTTAGCGCCCCTAATTATTGCGGTGAATTTGACAACGCGGGTGCCATGATGAGCGTAGATAAGACCCTCATGTGCTCCTTCCAGATCCTCAAACCTGTCGACCGGAAGAAGATGAAATGA
- a CDS encoding aarF domain-containing kinase (overlaps_old_locusTagID:BBM_III02265;~overlaps_old_locusTagID:BBM_III02270): MEKKNELAVKRESPLDQLNLANISNNVMSRVVKQIFMQPLLNAGANISDIVHSLIRSFDTGGRIFGLFAVWQIGVLQSWVVHDDMVESFWKEMHENVATSIWNNIIELRGFWIKLGQFMSTNHDLLPEQYIRILSRLQDSIPGDPPEVVLKLINSEYGETSKIFRKFNLVPIASASVAQAHLATLLNGDKVIVKILHDNVEKTFLYDQTMFGNLAWLLSMNSKGIVLMDALMEWQQYMSLELDFTNELQNIESAIDYLNKTSFDIVIPKPYPKHCSKKILVMEFIDGIKITDFDKILEYGINTQDCIMELIDYFLYQIFFIGFFHADPHPGNLMYVQRDGNWKCALIDWGYVKLFTPRDTYNMAKLVISILEFESVGAIEAFRDLGAIMENPENMEKTSRRFLTDPNLIYHKIRRYVSCFSLSKHDSDTDGPNDLDEKTGAKDQSYEGKRNLNRTTHAKSTEAENNSKNIEFHQINCAMNIYDNTCIKQPPKLLAMFCRTVNLLYNMIMISKSEVPLLSMTIYWCKLRLKSQHLPSLPFYLPSTTLEMIIHRTLNSLIQSKMIIGCQVSVRYDPKHYLHRGVNLHEQVIGGTRGIYDARGVDHDTLFNIYSASKPFLAVAVLEAANLGLLNLNSPVSNYWPMFGHKITSRLGWQQGEIYDKRKLVTVRDVLNHRIGGDRLSALPYLYDVEDYEYMCKIIAEATSYATLVPDYSHITFGYILSKLLFLVKGECYEDYINSLAIPNIRFYTKMDKHRNSSRSGLLNLYEFIHPTPNAMDRMNDFAYGGKDSPPANSRIDSSPEYSSSLSDPADFDSESYYNESIKTSGSEDEIEIPAIQLTTADLKLMMGLNPDETEHSDEVYSYITNSLSEAYQASLISMQTPIGDAERREPDFASFAGEKEKNVPPDSGKARYYEESNPNGDIKKFYDNVTVTEFMSSDAHELDDLFMMEENQMPIFTRRMRPEYLKKNRSCADCASEIYTFIECLQHRCILMDPRIFDHAKNSQLFVPGLNCHASAQALSEFYLKLPILISQKYIDEILTMEKANISQTVFKYKFSGAISSCWCLGFQIYNFKHLSTGKIIHGIGHSDISGTVGMYIPDLHISLAITINNISTGHFGRDVLMSTIAGHFGLEPLWLSDESRINIAATCCRIKI, translated from the coding sequence ATGGAgaaaaaaaatgaattggcTGTGAAGAGAGAGTCTCCTCTGGACCAGCTAAATCTAGCAAATATCTCAAACAATGTAATGAGTCGGGTTGTGAAGCAGATATTTATGCAGCCGCTTCTGAATGCTGGCGCTAACATAAGCGACATAGTCCATTCTCTGATCCGCTCCTTCGACACGGGGGGAAGGATATTTGGTCTTTTTGCTGTTTGGCAAATAGGCGTACTACAATCATGGGTAGTACATGATGACATGGTTGAATCGTTTTGGAAAGAGATGCATGAGAATGTGGCTACATCTATTTGGAATAACATCATCGAGCTTCGCGGCTTCTGGATCAAGCTAGGCCAGTTTATGAGCACCAATCATGACCTTTTACCCGAGCAGTACATTAGGATCCTATCTAGACTACAGGACAGCATTCCTGGGGACCCTCCAGAGGTGGTATTGAAACTAATAAATAGCGAATATGGTGAAACTTCAAAGATATTTCgaaaattcaatttggTGCCAATTGCCAGTGCCAGTGTAGCTCAGGCGCACCTGGCGACTTTACTGAATGGAGATAAAGTGATAGTAAAAATACTGCATGATAATGTGGAAAAAACTTTTCTGTACGACCAGACTATGTTTGGCAATTTGGCCTGGCTATTATCGATGAACAGCAAGGGTATTGTACTTATGGACGCGTTAATGGAATGGCAACAATACATGTCTTTGGAGCTAGATTTTACAAACgaattgcaaaatatcgAAAGTGCCATTGATTATCTCAATAAGACGTCTTTTGACATAGTAATCCCAAAGCCATATCCCAAACACTGCtccaaaaaaatattggtGATGGAGTTTATTGATGGGATTAAGATAACggattttgataaaatactCGAATACGGCATCAATACGCAAGATTGTATCATGGAACTGATTGACTACtttttatatcaaatattctTCATCGGGTTCTTCCATGCTGATCCACACCCAGGCAATTTAATGTATGTACAAAGAGATGGAAATTGGAAATGCGCATTAATTGACTGGGgatatgtaaaattatttactcCCAGAGACACTTATAACATGGCAAAACTTGTAATTAGCATTCTTGAATTTGAGTCAGTTGGAGCAATTGAGGCATTCAGAGACTTAGGGGCCATAATGGAAAATCCAGAAAATATGGAAAAGACCTCAAGGCGTTTTTTGACCGATCCTAATTTGATTTACCACAAGATCAGGAGATATGTATCGTGTTTTTCCCTTTCGAAACATGATTCAGATACCGATGGCCCTAACGACCTTGACGAAAAAACTGGAGCAAAGGACCAAAGCTACGAGGGGAAAAGAAATCTTAACAGAACCACACACGCCAAATCGACCGAAGCTGAAAATAACAGTAAAAATATAGAGTttcatcaaattaattgtgcAATGAACATTTACGACAATACTTGCATTAAGCAACCACCAAAGCTATTGGCCATGTTTTGCCGTACAGTAAACCTACTCTACAATATGATTATGATTTCAAAAAGCGAAGTACCTTTACTATCAATGACCATCTATTGGTGCAAATTAAGACTCAAGTCGCAACATCTGCCCAGCCTACCTTTCTACCTCCCATCCACAACGCTTGAAATGATTATACATCGCACACTTAACTCTTTGATACAATCTAAGATGATCATAGGCTGCCAAGTATCTGTTAGATATGACCCTAAGCATTACTTGCATCGAGGAGTTAACCTCCATGAACAAGTTATCGGAGGCACTAGAGGCATTTACGATGCCAGGGGGGTGGATCATGATACGCTGTTCAACATCTACAGTGCTTCAAAACCATTTTTGGCAGTGGCAGTGCTTGAAGCCGCAAATTTGGGCCTTTTGAATCTTAACTCGCCAGTATCAAATTACTGGCCAATGTTTGGGCATAAGATTACCTCCAGGCTTGGGTGGCAACAGGGCGAGATATATGATAAACGCAAATTGGTGACGGTGCGTGATGTTCTAAACCATAGAATTGGGGGGGATAGGCTATCTGCCCTGCCTTATTTATATGACGTTGAAGATTATGAATACATGTGTAAGATAATTGCTGAGGCCACGTCCTATGCCACGCTTGTGCCAGATTATTCCCACATCACTTTTGGTTACATACTTTCCAAGTTGTTGTTTTTGGTCAAGGGAGAGTGTTATGAAGACTATATCAATTCGCTTGCCATACCAAATATCAGATTTTACACCAAAATGGACAAACATAGGAACAGTTCTCGCAGCGGGTTactaaatttatatgaGTTTATCCACCCTACTCCAAATGCCATGGATAGGATGAATGACTTTGCGTATGGAGGGAAAGATTCACCACCTGCCAATAGCAGGATAGATTCATCACCTGAATATTCATCATCTCTATCAGATCCTGCAGATTTTGACAGCGAATCATACTACAATGAATCCATCAAAACCAGTGGGTCAGAGGATGAAATTGAGATTCCTGCTATCCAGCTGACGACAGCCGATTTGAAGCTTATGATGGGACTGAATCCCGATGAAACCGAACACTCAGATGAGGTTTACAGTTACATAACGAACTCACTCTCGGAGGCTTACCAAGCGTCTCTTATTAGTATGCAAACCCCAATTGGGGACGCTGAGAGGAGGGAGCCTGATTTTGCCTCTTTTGCAGGAGAAAAAGAGAAAAATGTACCCCCTGATAGCGGAAAGGCACGCTATTACGAAGAATCCAACCCCAATGGTGATATTAAGAAGTTTTACGACAACGTCACGGTCACTGAATTCATGAGCAGCGACGCTCATGAATTAGACGACCTGTTCATGATGGAAGAGAATCAAATGCCTATATTTACCAGACGTATGAGGCCAGAGTACCTCAAGAAGAATCGCAGTTGTGCGGATTGCGCTAGTGAAATCTACACTTTTATAGAGTGCCTTCAACACAGATGTATTTTGATGGACCCTAGGATATTTGATCACGCGAAAAATTCGCAATTGTTTGTCCCTGGTCTAAATTGTCATGCATCTGCTCAAGCCCTCTCCGAATTTTATTTGAAGCTGCCCATACTGATATCTCAGAAATACATAGATGAGATATTGACCATGGAGAAAGCGAATATTTCCCAAACtgtatttaaatacaaattcaGCGGCGCAATCTCTTCGTGCTGGTGTTTGGGattccaaatttacaattttaaacatcTGTCAACTGGAAAAATTATCCATGGCATTGGACACTCTGATATATCTGGTACCGTTGGAATGTACATTCCAGATTTACATATTTCCCTAGCTATAACCATTAACAACATAAGTACCGGACATTTTGGGCGCGATGTGTTGATGAGCACCATCGCAGGGCATTTTGGCTTGGAGCCGTTGTGGCTATCCGACGAATCACGCATTAACATCGCTGCTACGTGTTGTAGGATTAAGATTTAG
- a CDS encoding mRNA guanylyltransferase (overlaps_old_locusTagID:BBM_III02270) — MSRQSNSLPEPTGLPGLPLTNSQGRKEVLTKIRDLCGWHMNSFPGSQPVSLSRNNINFLYRDDYVVCEKSDGIRAMLLAASGAIFLIGRKEEVHRIDMILPLRGVVGDRHQLTLLDGELVKDKQNGITRCRYLIFDAISIHRQSVRHYNFLERLCMVYKDVIQPLLKVDTKKDMPDLVSEWNKVDFPLEIYLKDFFDLSHLPNLKDISRLLPHTSDGLIFTPVNQPYIPGTCKQLLKWKPPHLNTVDFSVDILYDEKGLPRLAQLFASVSGTRVFYNEFLSPYGKVYKELIESAMNEHIVQRIVECGWVPDKRVWTFIPYLKQNPTNTHRAGNDGKLPYDFDNGEWVLGGWVAERIRVDKKDPNNINVITNVKESIEDDITFGNLIKEITQIMSQGKKPLWDKCYMSSSWVG, encoded by the exons ATGTCAAGGCAATCCAATTCCCTTCCAGAACCTACTGGGCTACCGGGGTTGCCCCTGACCAACAGTCAGGGTCGCAAAGAAGTGCTAACGAAAATCCGTGACCTTTGTGGCTGGCATATGAATTCATTTCCCGGTTCCCAACCAGTGTCCCTAAGCAG aaacaatatcaatttcCTCTACCGCGATGACTACGTAGTATGTGAAAAATCTGATGGGATTCGTGCTATGTTACTGGCTGCCAGCGGCGCTATTTTTTTGATTGGTAGGAAGGAAGAAGTGCACAGGATTGATATGATACTTCCGTTAAGAGGCGTTGTGGGCGATAGGCACCAGTTGACTTTGCTAGACGGGGAACTTGTTAAG GACAAGCAAAACGGCATTACTCGTTGTCGATACTTAATCTTTGATGCTATATCAATTCACCGACAATCAGTTAGGCATTACAACTTTCTGGAGCGGCTATGTATGGTTTACAAGGATGTAATCCAACCTCTCCTCAAGGTGGATACTAAAAAGGATATGCCAGATCTAGTTAGCGAATGGAATAAGGTAGATTTTCCTTTGGAAATATACTTAAAA GACTTCTTCGATCTATCACATCTGCCTAATCTAAAAGATATATCAAGACTACTCCCACACACTAGTGATGGACTGATATTTACCCCCGTAAATCAACCATACATCCCAGGTACATGTAAACAACTTTTAAAATGGAAACCTCCACATCTTAATACGGTGGATTTTAGCgtagatattttatatgatGAAAAAGGGCTGCCTCGGTTGGCCCAGCTTTTTGCCTCCGTTTCG ggtACCCGAGTATTCTATAATGAATTCCTTTCGCCATATGGAAAAGTGTATAAGGAACTAATCGAATCTGCTATGAATGAACATATTGTGCAACGCATCGTGGAATGTGGATGGGTTCCAGATAAACGGGTGTGGACTTTCATCCCTTATTTGAAGCAAAATCCTACCAATACTCATCGCGCAGGAAATGATGGTAAATTGCCCTATGACTTTGATAATGGAGAGTGGGTTTTGGGTGGATGGGTTGCGGAGCGGATTAGGGTAGACAAGAAGGATCCTAACAACATCAACGTAATTACAAATGTAAAGGAATCTATTGAGGATGATATCACTTTCGGGAATCTGATTAAGGAAATTACTCAAATCATGTCCCAAGGGAAAAAACCACTATGGGATAAGTGTTACATGTCATCTTCCTGGGTTGGCTAA
- a CDS encoding Ubiquitin carboxyl-terminal hydrolase (overlaps_old_locusTagID:BBM_III02275), which yields MPLYGRPFRGSHRERLERLQRYATLISLHNSTFFAQTLQSEQPTIIDLLNDDIAFTDQEESDDSSTPNSNVQYPNKQLQQQTQLTYGSSCGLYNPGQNICFMNAVIQTLINLPYITPCLLSGLHKASCKLRSKSLFCSLCLLESLAQKAHSIKGAVNNPFFSITKKAIWSRYVPGKQQDSHEFLRYLVESFSTPMGAKSAPDSYKRNLIGQAFHGTLKTTVKCLQCKYTSEKLENFLDIALDITKESLENCIAEFIQPQQLTGSNKYHCPKCKNKRDATISLNFGKLPVVLCIALKRFNSGIFGLEKTFRSLKYPQHMDLNGINYELSALVCHLGHSLYSGHYVAYARAGHGFWNKFDDSHVSLSEKHQVLEQAKSAYLLFYVQQNVTNYEQLLINSVDKLSSVSKRKNETKTASDRNKKGDSVHIIGIKNSSDKNSDIFNPFMRMEKSKDLTSQYGIHEVSTWDGVECDTEAIRRHSENSMPKIAKRDQMDIEYDMGKLKKVRNKHIFKGVTEIIGDSKTKQLVINGRVDFDKINNKHNTKRNNKHGKVTNNDNSKGVTEDYEEKRWTGKGGRGKKWRFHRKK from the exons ATGCCACTGTATGGGCGGCCATTCCGTGGAAGCCACAGAGAGAGATTAGAAAGATTGCAAAGATATGCCACGCTTATCAGTCTCCACAACAGCACATTTTTCGCCCAAACTTTACAATCTGAACAACCTACAATAATAGATTTGCTTAACGATGATATTGCCTTCACCGACCAGGAAGAATCAGATGATAGTAGTACTCCAAATTCGAATGTTCAATATCCGAATAAGCAGTTACAACAGCAAACTCAGTTAACTTATGGCTCATCCTGTGGGCTTTATAACCCGGGACAAAACATTTGTTTCATGAATGCAGTAATACAAACACTTATCAATTTACCTTACATAACTCCTTGTCTACTAAGCGGTTTGCACAAAGCTAGTTGCAAACTACGTTCTAAATCCCTATTTTGTTCTCTCTGCTTACTAGAATCTCTAGCTCAAAAGGCACATAGTATCAAAGGAGCGGTTAATAACCCATTTTTTAGTATCACTAAAAAGGCCATATGGAGCAGATATGTCCCTGGCAAACAGCAGGATTCACATGAGTTTTTAAGGTATTTGGTTGAGAGCTTCTCCACGCCCATGGGAGCTAAATCTGCCCCTGATAGCTATAAAAGAAATCTAATCGGTCAGGCATTTCATGGAACTCTCAAAACTACAGTAAAGTGCCTCCAATGTAAATATACCTCTGAAAAATTAGAGAACTTTTTGGATATAGCACTAGACATTACTAAGGAATCACTGGAAAATTGCATTGCTGAGTTTATTCAACCGCAGCAGTTGACCGGTAGCAACAAATATCATTGTccaaaatgtaaaaataagAGAGATGCCACTATATCGCTTAATTTTGGAAAACTTCCAGTGGTACTCTGTATTGCACTAAAGAGGTTCAACTCCGGTATTTTTGGTTTGGAGAAGACCTTTAGATCGTTAAAATATCCCCAACACATGGATTTAAATGgtataaattatgaattatCAGCGCTTGTATGCCATTTGGGCCATAGCCTATATTCTGGACATTATGTTGCGTATGCTAGGGCTGGCCATGGGTTTTggaataaatttgatgatagCCATGTAAGCCTATCAGAGAAACATCAAGTACTAGAGCAGGCAAAATCTGCGTatctattattttatgttCAACAGAATGTCACAAACTATGAGCAACTACTCATCAATAGTGTTGATAAACTTTCTAGTGTCTCTAAAAGGAAAAATGAAACCAAAACTGCTTCCGATCGCAACAAAAAAGGTGATAGTGTGCATATTATTGGTATCAAAAATAGTAGTGACAAAAATAGTGACATATTCAATCCATTCATGCGGATGGAGAAGAGCAAAGATTTAACATCGCAATACGGAATTCACGAGG TCTCCACATGGGACGGTGTGGAATGTGATACCGAGGCTATTCGGAGACATAGCGAAAATTCAATGCCAAAGATTGCCAAAAGGGACCAAATGGATATAGAATATGATATGGGCAAACTAAAGAAGGTTAGAAACAAACACATCTTCAAGGGGGTTACTG AAATCATCGGCGATAGCAAGACTAAGCAACTAGTTATTAACGGTAGGGTGGATTTTGACAAGATCAACAATAAACATAACACTAAACGTAATAATAAGCATGGTAAAGTGACTAACAATGACAATAGTAAAGGAGTTACTGAAGACTATGAAGAGAAAAGGTGGACTGGCAAGGGTGGTAGGGGCAAGAAATGGAGATTTCACAGAAagaaatga
- a CDS encoding Proteasomal ubiquitin receptor ADRM1 homolog (overlaps_old_locusTagID:BBM_III02280) → METICEIKAGKCTVEGNLVSPDERKGILRLVMENDGLLRVQWSNRNTGMVEDDLFVIHDAYLSKVDACTTGQVYLLKFISSDVRMLFWMQEINQEVIKNFVAKFNETTASPLT, encoded by the exons ATGGAGACGATTTGTGAAATAAAGGCAGGGAAGTGTACTGTTGAAGGGAATCTCGTATCCCCTGATGAACGAAAGGGCATCCTCCGTCTTGTAATG GAAAATGACGGACTTCTGAGGGTACAATGGAGCAACAGAAATACAGGTATGGTTGAAGATGACCTTTTTGTCATACACGACGCGTACCTATCTAAGGTTGATGCATGTACTACAGGGCAAGTTTATCTGCTAAAATTTATCTCAAGTG atgtGAGAATGCTATTTTGGATGCAAGAAATCAATCAAGAAGTCATCAAGAACTTCGTTGCCAAATTCAACGAGACGACAGCATCTCCACTCACATAA
- a CDS encoding DnaJ protein, putative (overlaps_old_locusTagID:BBM_III02280;~overlaps_old_locusTagID:BBM_III02285) — MEEFVIQTVVFTPIAQYLIKPHRPWNRIYRHLGTFISFTFVLVISTYFTLKSISQPNLFKILNAKPWYNNLQIRQCYLKASLKLHPDRNKAEDAMGQFEAMQRSYEILRYVEQRRMYNRYGDIIYDFYIKMNEEPLDKFRVYEKLPFGDIIYVSIIQCIISLLFAYIYTLGNKTTNSRNIALMYSILMCALEFYLRFDKDSDSFMANVPLICNCTTYEKILLSRRSSSMVLNVLVIIQESKTDFDLRCFAFKRLERYLNLVDRLDQIIYEKYRNLHGVNPPWASVIYPIEKDDQPWAVNDDVSLKWREALIKYYNDSDIVKHVGVPSWSKKKGSLLRELLNKLDVNKDIKN, encoded by the exons ATGGAGGAGTTTGTCATACAGACAGTGGTGTTTACGCCCATCGCTCAGTACCTTATCAAACCCC ACAGACCGTGGAATAGAATTTACCGACACCTAGGTACATTCATCTCCTTCACCTTTGTTTTAGTAATATCCACTTATTTTACGTTG AAAAGTATATCCCAGCCCAACTTGTTTAAGATACTAAATGCCAAGCCATGGTACAACAATCTGCAGATAAGGCAATGCTATCTCAAGGCTTCCCTCAAACTACATCCG GATCGTAACAAAGCAGAAGATGCTATGGGACAATTTGAGGCAATGCAACGTAGTTATGAAATATTACGTTATGTAGAACAGCGAAGGATGTACAATAGATATGgtgatataatatatgatttctacataaaaatgaatgaGGAACCacttgataaatttagaGTCTATGAAAAACTTCCCTTTGGcgatataatttatgtgaGTATTATCCAATGCATAATATCACTCCTGTTTGCATACATTTACACACTTGGCAACAAAACTACCAATTCAAGAAATATCGCATTGATGTACTCTATTTTAATGTGTGCTTTGGAATTTTACTTGAGATTTGACAAGGATTCTGACAGTTTCATGGCCAATGTACCATTGATTTGCAACTGCACAACTTACGAAAAGATACTGCTCTCGCGGCGTAGTTCCTCTATGGTCCTAAACGTACTAGTTATTATACAAGAGTCTAAAACTGATTTTGATCTCAGATGTTTTGCCTTTAAGAGACTAGAAAGATACCTTAATTTAGTAGACCGATTGGATCAGattatatatgaaaaatatcgcaatttaCACG GTGTAAATCCACCCTGGGCCAGTGTAATATATCCAATAGAAAAAGATGACCAGCCCTGGGCCGTAAATGACGATGTATCACTCAAGTGGCGTGAAGCACTGATAAAATACTATAATGACAGCGATATTGTAAAACATGTTGGAGTACCAAGTTGGTCTAAGAAAAAGGGGAGTTTGCTACGGGAATTGCTTAATAAATTAGACGTAAATAAGGATATTAAGAATTGA
- a CDS encoding alpha/beta hydrolase, putative (overlaps_old_locusTagID:BBM_III02290;~overlaps_old_locusTagID:BBM0_02292;~overlaps_old_locusTagID:BBM_III02295) produces the protein MGNGPSLGNSLLFPVPKSSYDETLDQLIWIPEDFGFNKRRWEHKSFPALWIKSAKPTKCIIIYFHANSCDIGHIQPELQVISDYLNASICAVEFPGYGIPPDSIYPKEYPNGDDINRRGISAFNLFVYLGVPASSIVFFGRSIGTGPACRIAGDLGKKGVKIGGVVLHAPYMSVHKIVQDYSPLGTWIIDNYWDNEASILDMAPNTPLLIIHGLDDEIINVIHGKTLFDKYESKFKMGYFPSESYHNEFYIIDDIAMPFLDFLRTKSNVNDNQPFDIDVPKVYMNKPSRFNKRAEPVRSTSRDVHICNLRSTSLPSFGETDILKSNSKNNSGRAESARMTNSRTESSRACKAQTSGPCGIFRRTVNPLSQKKGSKSTSPTVDEKPLSNYLDQLTQRGAISREFVNEVVDHVHETVDTLVDTAADDMK, from the exons ATGGGCAACGGTCCGTCTTTGGGTAACAGCCTTCTATTTCCAGTACCCAAATCTTCT tATGACGAAACTCTCGATCAACTAATTTGGATACCTGAAGACTTTGGGTTTAATAAAAGGAGGTGGGAACACAAATCATTTCCTGCATTGTGGATAAAATCTGCTAAGCCCacaaaatgtataataatatatttccaTG CCAACTCGTGTGATATTGGACATATTCAACCTGAATTGCAAGTAATAAGTGACTACTTGAACGCTTCGATATGTGCAGTCGAATTTCCCGGCTATGGCATTCCCCCTGATAGCATTTACCCTAAAGAATATCCAAATGGCGATGATATTAATCGCAGAGGTATTTCtgcatttaatttgttcgTCTATTTGGGTGTGCCGGCTTCCTCgattgtattttttggtCGTTCCATTGGTACAG GTCCCGCATGTAGAATAGCAGGGGATCTAGGCAAGAAAGGAGTTAAAATTGGAGGAGTGGTGCTACACGCCCCTTATATGTCAGTGcataaaattgtacaagATTATTCTCCACTGGGTACCTGGATTATAGATAATTACTGGGATAACGAGGCATCTATACTTGACATGGCCCCCAATACACCTCTTCTGATAATCCATGGTTTggatgatgaaataattaacgTAATTCACGGCAAGACACTCTTTGATAAATACGAATCTAAGTTCAAAATGGGCTACTTCCCCTCTGAATCATACCACAACGAATTCTATATTATAGAT GATATTGCAATGCCatttttggattttttgagAACAAAAAGCAACGTTAATGATAATCAGCCCTTTGACATTGATGTACCAAAAGTTTACATGAATAAGCCGTCTAGGTTTAACAAGAGAGCTGAACCTGTGAGATCTACGTCTCG AGATGTACACATTTGCAACTTGAGATCAACTTCCCTGCCTTCATTTGGAGAGactgatattttaaaatccaacagcaaaaataattcaggCAGAGCTGAATCAGCGCGAATGACTAACAGCCGCACCGAAAGTTCTAGGGCATGTAAGGCCCAAACATCAGGCCCTTGTGGAATCTTCAGAAGAACTGTTAATCCATTGTCTCAAAAGAAGGGTTCCAAATCAACCTCGCCGACTGTTGATGAAAAGCCATTATCAAATTACTTGGATCAATTAACTCAAAGGGGCGCCATTTCCCGCGAATTCGTCAATGAGGTGGTTGATCATGTGCACGAGACGGTGGACACCCTTGTTGACACTGCGGCTGATgatatgaaataa
- a CDS encoding hypothetical protein (overlaps_old_locusTagID:BBM_III02300), producing MRFTLKSAIKLIYGLVDVGFSRHDIHYMLSERSNELLKAGVDPRHWQAREKIAFLSSIGIPKSQALDIIVNNPLLLASTIADIDLACKCLAKSGASIGDYVTLLAESLEMIKPHSSATNSDKTTNLANKIVPDETFSTNKNVKSNYPK from the coding sequence ATGAGATTTACTTTGAAATCTGCCATAAAACTCATCTATGGTCTGGTGGACGTGGGATTCTCGCGTCACGATATCCATTACATGCTAAGTGAAAGATCTAATGAGCTATTAAAAGCAGGAGTGGATCCAAGACACTGGCAAGCTAGGGAGAAGATTGCATTTCTATCATCAATTGGAATACCTAAATCGCAGGCACTCGATATAATTGTCAACAACCCATTATTATTAGCCAGCACAATTGCAGATATTGACTTGGCCTGTAAATGCTTAGCAAAATCAGGTGCTAGTATAGGGGATTATGTAACTTTACTGGCAGAATCCttagaaatgataaaacCACATAGCTCGGCAACAAATTCAGATAAAACAACTAATTTGGCCAACAAAATTGTACCGGATGAAACTTTctcaacaaataaaaatgttaaatcCAATTATCCTAAATGA